The Flavobacterium sp. K5-23 genome segment AAACGTTGTTTTTCTAATTCTGTTTCAGGAATAATTTGAGGGACTTCTACCGGTCTTCCAGCATCATCAACCGCTACAAAAGTATAGATAGCTTCATTCGCTTTAGATTTGATTCCTGATTCGCGGTCCTCAATCCAAACATCTATGAAAATTTCCATAGAACTTCTAAAAGATCTCGAAACTTTGGCTTCAACCGTAACCACACTTCCTAGTGGGATTGCCTGGTTAAAAGCAACGTGATTTACAGAGGCGGTAACGGCAACTCTTCTGGAATGTCTACGCGCAGTGATACTTGCGGCACGATCCATACGCGCCAATAATTCACCTCCAAAAAGATTGTTTAAAGGATTAGTTTCGCTTGGTAATACTAAATCGGTTAATATTGTTAACGATTCCGAAGGATGTTTAGGTGTCATTTTTTTATTTGTAAAAAGGATTACGGTTTTTTTAATTTAACCAATATACTGCCATAACAGCAGGAATAAAATACATAACGATAGTTCTGGCTCCGTCATAATCTTTTGCTAATCGTTGACCAAAAAGCAACATAAGCAAAGTGATACAAGAAAAAACAGCTCCGTAAAACCCGAATATTCGACCATTATTTATTAATAATTCGATACAGCCTACAATACATAAAATTCCTGCGATTAATTCTAAAACAAGAATGTTCATAAGCGCCAGAGGGACGTGGTTTCTTAAAGGAGTATTGGCAAAATGACCTTTCAACCAGTCGACATTGTCTTTCCAATAAAATAACTTGTCATAACCGGATTGAAGAAATGAAATAGCCAAAAAGACTAAAATTAACATAGAGGCAACGTTGTTCATATTTATTATTTTTTATGGATTAGACGTGTGAGTTTTATGGATAAATCAGTTAATATGATTTTTGCATTTCCGTTTCGTTCCACATGATACATAGCATCAGATAGTTCCTTGAAAATGTCTTGAATGTTATTCCCGTTCACGAAAGGCGCGAAATTCTCCAGTTTAAATTTATCTACTTTTGGTTCGAAGTAAACTAAACTTTTGGTTTCATAATTAATCAATAAAGCTTGACGGAACATTTCAATGCAAAACTGCAGAAATTTTTTCTGGGTTTCTCTTCCCAATCCAGCAATTTTTTCGCTCCAAAGAATTAAATCTTGTATGGCTGCAGCATTTCCTTTGGCTTTAAAAGCAGCACGAACCCAGGTTACAAACCATTGTTCAAATGGGAATTCGTCATTGTCATCATGCAATAAATGCAAAGCAACATTATAATTTCCTTGTGCTTGATGTGCAATTTTAGCGGCTAATTTTGGCTCGGTGTTTTCTCGAGTGACTAAAGCTTCAGCAATTATAGGTTCGGTCAATCCATTGAAATGTAAAACTTGACATCTGGATCGAATGGTTTGGATAATATCTTCTTCGTTTTCGGAGATTAAAATGAAAACCGTTTTTTCTGGTGGCTCTTCCAGTAATTTTAGCAGTTTGTTTGAAGCAGCGATATTCAATTTATCGGCCATCCATACAATCATTATTTTATGACCGCCTTCATACGATTTTAAGGATAATGCTTTTAAAATTTCCTGCGCATCATCGACTCTGATTTCTCCTTGTTTATTTTGAACTCCTAATATAGCATACCATTCAAACAAGCCACCGTAAGGGTTTTGCAAAATGAATTGTCTCCAGTCAGTTATGAAATCAAGGCTTTTTGGACTTTTTTTCACTTCTTCGGTGGTAACCGTAGGATAAGCAAAATGCAAATCAGGATGTGAAATTTTATCAAACTTCAAGTTACAGGCTGTATTAGAACCTGTATTTTCTCCGTTTTGATTGCTGCATAAAATATATTGCGCATAGGCAATTGCCATTGCCAATGTGCCACTTCCTTCAGGACCCACAAACAATTGTGCGTGAGGAATTCTACCTAAATTGGCACTTCTTGTCAAATGACTTTTGATGTGTTCCTGTCCTAGAATTTCTGAAAATCGCATGAAGCAAAGATAGAAGAAAATGGGTTAGTCTAAAATTTTCAACTGTAAAGTTTAAGAAAAGAAAATCTCAAAACGGAATCCTTTTAACAGCTGTTATTTAATCTTTATGGAGGTTGTTTTGAGGACAGAAAGGGCAACCTGATTAAACTTCATTTTATTTATTAATTTACAACGATTTCGTTGATTTTATGCTAAATTTTTTGATTTTTTCAGATTTAGGGGTGCTTTAAAAGTTCTATATTTGCTATTCTTTAAAAAACAAAAACACACAACAAAATGAAAACTTTAAACAACTTTGATTTTAAAAATAAAAAAGCAATAATTCGCGTTGATTTTAATGTACCCTTAGATGAGAATTTTAATGTAACGGATGCCACTCGTATTGAAGCGGCAAAACCTACTATTGATGCGATTCTTGCTCAAGGTGGAAGCGTGATTTTAATGTCGCATTTAGGAAGACCAAAAGGAGTTGAAGAGAAATATTCATTAAAGCATATATTAAAAAAAACAGCTGAAATTCTTGGAGTACCGGTTCAGTTTGCTGCTAACTGTATTGGTGAAGAAGCTGCAACTGCGGCTTCAAACTTACAAGCGGGAAGTGTTTTATTATTAGAAAATTTACGTTTCCACAGTGAAGAAGAGGCTGGAGATGTTGTATTCGCTAAAGAATTAGCTTCTCTAGGGGATATTTATGTTAATGATGCTTTTGGAACTGCTCACAGAGCCCATGCTTCCACAACAATTATCGCTCAGTTTTTCCCGAATGAAAAATGTTTCGGATTATTATTGGCTAAAGAAATTGAGAGTTTAAACAAGGTTTTGAAAAACAGTCAAAAACCAGTTACTGCTGTTTTAGGCGGATCTAAAGTATCTTCTAAAATCACGGTTATTGAAAATATACTTGACAAAGTAGACCACATGATTATAGGTGGCGGAATGACTTTTACTTTTGTAAAAGCATTAGGAGGTAAAATAGGAAATTCTATTTGTGAAGACGATAAGCAGGAATTAGCATTGGAAATATTAAGATTGGCCAAAGAAAAAGGAGTGCAAATACATCTTCCAGTTGATGTTGTTGCAGCCAATGCTTTTTCTAATGATGCCGATATTCAAATTATAGGCGTTAATGAAATTCCTGATGGATGGCAAGGACTTGATGCGGGACCTAAATCACTAGCCATTTTTGAAAAAGTGATAATGGAATCTAAAACTATTCTTTGGAATGGTCCTTTAGGTGTTTTCGAATTAGAAAAATTTGCAAACGGTACAATTGAACTTGGAAACTATATTGCTGCTTCCACTAAGACTGGAGCTTTTTCTCTAGTAGGTGGTGGTGATTCAGTTGCCGCAGTGAAGCAATTTGGTCTGGAAGACAAAATGAGTTATGTTTCTACAGGTGGAGGCGCTATGTTAGAGATGTTAGAAGGTAAAGTATTGCCTGGTATTGCTGCAATTTTAGACTAAAGTTTCATTTTTAACAATATTTATTGATTTATTTAGTTTTAACCTATTAAGTTTGTATTCACGATTTTTCATAATCGTTTGTAATTTAGTAAGTTGATAAAAAATAAAATGAATATAAAAAATACCACAGTAATATTTTTACTATTATTATCAATCCCTTTGTTTTCACAAAAATTTGTCGAAAACAAAGGGATTTCTAATGCAGTTTATTTAGATTCCATAAAACGTTCTTTTGTCAATGATGAACTGGCTACTTGTGTAGACAGTATGTGGATGAAAGAATTGACTAATTTAGACTTGTATAATGATATAACCTATGATATTGAGAACCTCAATGTCGATAAAAAAGTCGAT includes the following:
- a CDS encoding acyl-CoA thioesterase, which translates into the protein MTPKHPSESLTILTDLVLPSETNPLNNLFGGELLARMDRAASITARRHSRRVAVTASVNHVAFNQAIPLGSVVTVEAKVSRSFRSSMEIFIDVWIEDRESGIKSKANEAIYTFVAVDDAGRPVEVPQIIPETELEKQRFDAALRRKQLSLLLAGKIKPEEATELKALFI
- a CDS encoding DoxX family membrane protein, which codes for MNNVASMLILVFLAISFLQSGYDKLFYWKDNVDWLKGHFANTPLRNHVPLALMNILVLELIAGILCIVGCIELLINNGRIFGFYGAVFSCITLLMLLFGQRLAKDYDGARTIVMYFIPAVMAVYWLN
- a CDS encoding DNA polymerase III subunit delta', with product MRFSEILGQEHIKSHLTRSANLGRIPHAQLFVGPEGSGTLAMAIAYAQYILCSNQNGENTGSNTACNLKFDKISHPDLHFAYPTVTTEEVKKSPKSLDFITDWRQFILQNPYGGLFEWYAILGVQNKQGEIRVDDAQEILKALSLKSYEGGHKIMIVWMADKLNIAASNKLLKLLEEPPEKTVFILISENEEDIIQTIRSRCQVLHFNGLTEPIIAEALVTRENTEPKLAAKIAHQAQGNYNVALHLLHDDNDEFPFEQWFVTWVRAAFKAKGNAAAIQDLILWSEKIAGLGRETQKKFLQFCIEMFRQALLINYETKSLVYFEPKVDKFKLENFAPFVNGNNIQDIFKELSDAMYHVERNGNAKIILTDLSIKLTRLIHKK
- the pgk gene encoding phosphoglycerate kinase; translated protein: MKTLNNFDFKNKKAIIRVDFNVPLDENFNVTDATRIEAAKPTIDAILAQGGSVILMSHLGRPKGVEEKYSLKHILKKTAEILGVPVQFAANCIGEEAATAASNLQAGSVLLLENLRFHSEEEAGDVVFAKELASLGDIYVNDAFGTAHRAHASTTIIAQFFPNEKCFGLLLAKEIESLNKVLKNSQKPVTAVLGGSKVSSKITVIENILDKVDHMIIGGGMTFTFVKALGGKIGNSICEDDKQELALEILRLAKEKGVQIHLPVDVVAANAFSNDADIQIIGVNEIPDGWQGLDAGPKSLAIFEKVIMESKTILWNGPLGVFELEKFANGTIELGNYIAASTKTGAFSLVGGGDSVAAVKQFGLEDKMSYVSTGGGAMLEMLEGKVLPGIAAILD